Part of the Thermodesulfobacteriota bacterium genome, CCTCACCTTCCACACGACACTCTATGTCTACAGGCGGGGGGAGATACCTCGCTAATATGGGATGCTCAGGACCCAACTCGGGAGGCCGTCCAAGACTGTTTTCCCTTAATCCAGTACCCGAATGGCAGCAGTCAAGAAACACCTCTAATAAGACATTTTTGGGAAGCCTTTTAAAAATAGAATTTAAATCGTCGTCAGTTATGTAGCATCCATCCCAATTCATGTCCCAGGGGCAGATTAATTCGTCCATGTGGTCACGAAGCTCGTCTCCTTCCCTGTCACGTATCTGAGAACCATGTCCTGAAAAATGAAAAACGAGAAAGTCACCAGATTTCGCATTTTTTACCACCCAGTTAAGCCTGTAAATAATATTTTCCTTTGTTGCCCTGTCATCAACTAATACACGAATGTCCCTATTGGAAAATCCCAAATATGTTTTGAGGACGTAGCGCATATTTGTGACATCATTTAGGCAACCATTCAGATCATTAATTCCCTGATAATCATTTACGCCTACCAAAAGCGCGCTCTTGGCCATAACACACCTCCTTTTGTTTGTTTAATCAACATAGCATCGTAGAATAACAAAATTCATATTCGAATTCCACACAATAAAAAATTAATGCTTCTAAAGTAAATCTTATATATCCTGTAATTTTTTAAATTTGATCCCTACATTTGAATCATGAGAACATTTTAACAATAATTACATTGTCTAAATGAATTATTCAGTTATGCACATTGATGCCCAAAATTAACAAAGTCACTAAATCTGAGGATTTATCACTAAAAGAGGTATTCGACGCAATAGCTGATGGAATCATAATCTTAGATAAATCCTTTTCTATACTGAA contains:
- a CDS encoding caspase family protein, giving the protein MAKSALLVGVNDYQGINDLNGCLNDVTNMRYVLKTYLGFSNRDIRVLVDDRATKENIIYRLNWVVKNAKSGDFLVFHFSGHGSQIRDREGDELRDHMDELICPWDMNWDGCYITDDDLNSIFKRLPKNVLLEVFLDCCHSGTGLRENSLGRPPELGPEHPILARYLPPPVDIECRVEGEEEELKPTKGFKSKNRSTLNHVLWAGCKDNQTSADAYINGAYNGAFTYNFGKHMRDTGGRISRKELLGRIRQSLRHNNYSQVPQLEAEATKQKGMTLTTNEKK